One window of Nostoc sp. C052 genomic DNA carries:
- the apcA gene encoding allophycocyanin subunit alpha: MSIVTKAIVNADAEARYLSPGELDRIKSFVASGERRVRIAQILTENRERLVKQAGDQLFQKRPDVVSPGGNAYGQELTATCLRDLDYYLRLITYGIVAGDVTPIEEIGVIGARELYKSLGTPIDGVAEGIRGLKNGAATLLSGDDASEAGGYFDYLVGALLG; encoded by the coding sequence ATGAGTATTGTCACGAAAGCTATCGTGAATGCTGATGCAGAAGCCCGCTACCTCAGCCCTGGTGAGTTAGATCGGATCAAGTCCTTTGTTGCAAGTGGTGAGCGCCGTGTGCGGATTGCTCAAATTTTGACAGAAAATCGCGAACGTCTTGTTAAGCAAGCTGGCGATCAACTGTTCCAAAAGCGTCCTGATGTTGTGTCTCCTGGTGGTAACGCTTACGGTCAAGAATTGACTGCTACCTGTCTGCGTGACCTAGATTATTACCTCCGCCTCATTACCTACGGTATTGTTGCTGGTGATGTTACCCCCATCGAAGAAATTGGTGTTATCGGTGCCCGTGAACTGTACAAGTCCTTGGGAACTCCTATCGATGGTGTTGCTGAAGGTATTCGTGGGCTGAAGAATGGAGCTGCTACATTGCTCTCTGGTGATGACGCTAGTGAAGCTGGTGGCTACTTCGACTACCTAGTTGGCGCTCTTCTAGGATAA
- a CDS encoding phycobilisome linker polypeptide, translating into MARFFKITALVPSQTRIRTQRELQNTYFTKLVPYENWFREQQRIQKAGGTIIKVELATGKQGANTGLS; encoded by the coding sequence ATGGCCCGTTTCTTTAAAATTACTGCTCTAGTTCCCAGCCAAACCCGAATTCGTACCCAACGCGAACTGCAAAATACTTACTTTACTAAGCTAGTTCCTTATGAAAACTGGTTCCGTGAACAGCAACGTATTCAAAAAGCAGGTGGCACAATTATCAAAGTGGAGTTAGCAACTGGTAAGCAAGGTGCTAATACTGGCTTGTCGTAA
- the apcB gene encoding allophycocyanin subunit beta, whose product MAQDAITAVINSADVQGKYLDNAALEKLKVYFSTGELRVRAASTISANAAAIVKEAVAKSLLYSDITRPGGNMYTTRRYAACIRDLDYYLRYATYALLAGDPSILDERVLNGLKETYNSLGVPVGATVQAIQAIKEVAASLVGSDAGKEVGVYLDYISSGLS is encoded by the coding sequence ATGGCTCAAGACGCAATTACCGCTGTCATTAACTCCGCAGACGTTCAAGGTAAATACTTAGACAACGCTGCTTTAGAGAAGCTAAAAGTTTACTTCTCCACTGGCGAACTGCGGGTACGTGCTGCTAGCACCATCAGCGCTAATGCTGCTGCGATCGTTAAAGAAGCTGTAGCAAAATCTTTGCTATACTCTGATATCACTCGTCCCGGCGGCAACATGTACACCACCCGCCGCTATGCTGCCTGCATTCGTGATTTGGACTATTACCTCCGCTACGCTACCTACGCTTTGTTGGCTGGAGATCCTTCCATCCTAGATGAGCGTGTGTTGAACGGCTTGAAGGAAACCTACAATTCCTTGGGCGTTCCCGTTGGTGCTACCGTGCAAGCTATCCAAGCAATCAAGGAAGTAGCTGCCAGCTTGGTAGGTTCTGACGCTGGTAAGGAAGTCGGTGTTTACTTAGACTATATCTCTTCTGGCTTAAGCTAA